The following coding sequences are from one Patescibacteria group bacterium window:
- a CDS encoding PsbP-related protein, translated as MHNHPKGFLPIAVVLVAVVAALVVAGASYWYTKDKAEEVVNTNTAVLTNTNTVNENVNVAVNSNVNATNTNAAVNNNTNAANGTSKTYTSATRGISFTYAPTYADYKILVKETSSMLYVYTEDMKPEAGQFVQWFTKTASTPLKSAIEQQFLKGYSSADCFVITPDTYSASKMGSGWNTARIAYPPAAVNAENPWVGAEKCPKVYTASNGLSYFAEDKDDPTKFFFFSIGQYMIPAGSATVGEKGWEETVTIDPTVGWKTYTNMSYGYSIKYPADWILDIASISSGDLYILTKERQEKLDAKKMIRVMDIGVKVYTSASDLPNNSVKKLGFEDWIDQEADSYGFIKRKSITLDGVVGYQGVGSGDGASYLIFIQKSGRIYEIQTGDTQSPSQIEQLVINSFIFTE; from the coding sequence ATGCATAACCACCCCAAAGGTTTTCTCCCCATCGCGGTGGTCCTGGTTGCAGTTGTTGCCGCACTGGTTGTTGCCGGTGCGTCGTACTGGTACACCAAGGATAAAGCTGAGGAAGTAGTGAATACCAATACTGCCGTCCTTACCAATACGAACACGGTGAATGAGAATGTGAATGTTGCAGTGAATAGCAACGTCAATGCGACGAACACGAATGCGGCCGTGAATAACAACACGAATGCCGCTAACGGAACAAGTAAAACGTATACGTCAGCTACACGGGGTATCTCTTTCACCTACGCGCCAACATACGCTGACTACAAGATTTTAGTGAAAGAAACTTCAAGTATGCTCTATGTCTACACTGAGGACATGAAACCCGAAGCCGGTCAGTTTGTTCAGTGGTTTACAAAAACAGCGTCGACCCCACTGAAGTCCGCAATTGAGCAACAGTTTTTGAAAGGCTACTCGTCCGCAGATTGCTTCGTTATCACGCCTGATACATACTCTGCTTCCAAGATGGGGTCAGGTTGGAACACTGCACGCATTGCGTACCCGCCCGCAGCGGTTAACGCGGAAAATCCATGGGTCGGCGCTGAGAAGTGTCCAAAGGTATATACTGCGAGTAATGGTCTAAGTTACTTTGCGGAGGACAAGGATGATCCAACAAAGTTTTTCTTCTTTAGTATTGGGCAGTACATGATCCCCGCTGGGTCCGCCACGGTTGGTGAAAAAGGCTGGGAGGAAACGGTCACAATTGATCCAACGGTGGGGTGGAAGACGTATACGAATATGTCCTACGGGTACTCAATAAAATACCCAGCTGACTGGATTTTGGATATAGCATCAATTAGCTCTGGGGATTTGTATATTCTCACTAAGGAACGACAAGAAAAGTTAGACGCGAAAAAAATGATTAGAGTTATGGACATTGGGGTCAAGGTATACACATCGGCATCAGACTTACCAAACAATTCAGTAAAGAAGCTAGGCTTTGAGGATTGGATTGATCAAGAGGCTGACTCATATGGTTTTATCAAACGCAAATCGATCACCCTGGATGGGGTTGTAGGCTATCAAGGCGTAGGCTCTGGTGATGGTGCTTCGTACCTAATTTTTATACAAAAAAGCGGGAGGATATATGAAATCCAGACCGGTGATACGCAATCTCCTTCACAAATTGAGCAGCTGGTGATAAATTCATTTATTTTTACGGAGTAG
- a CDS encoding peptide ABC transporter substrate-binding protein, with the protein MRNPLSSLSRVRKNLTDHFRNRATPAPAVSVDADHALVQHLNHSRLPTWSQFTYLFRYLKPKEAWVLRIAILFLFGSAAILVGRYINRHWIPEPTIGGTYTEAVMGTPRYLNPVLASSDTDLALTPLLFSGVLRQNPNGEYVNDLAEKVTEAPDGKTVTILLRQNLHWHDGTALTTDDVRFTIETIQNPNVASPRYTLFRGMQVATADDRTVTLTLETASPRLHELLTVGILPAHIWGDIPPASMSTTDYNLKPIGNGPFKFKEFRKKELSGDIRGLTLERFPDAATPALLHTLKIRFVADSEGAVDVLSNGEADGVRLVNTDALARAQKIRGVHFTPLPLPQVVAVFFNLKKALFTEQAVRTALRDVVDPKTVLQTARGDNAQVIVGPVLFGMPGADPNPAVRTADVAGAAKRLDDAGWKLEGEVRKKKDVELRFALTVPDVEEYKAAADGIVNAWKNIGAVATVDVVDPNTLGKEIVKERNFSALLYADRYDGSLDLYPFWHSTQSFDPGLNLTSFYSKDLDEALTNARKANVTAADRAKAYSTVQSIVSREAPAIFLYQPLANLVTKKRISTLETPTILAGGQRFTNATEWYVETHRVWKWSP; encoded by the coding sequence GTGCGCAATCCCCTCTCTTCGCTGTCGCGCGTCAGAAAAAATCTTACGGATCATTTCCGGAACCGGGCAACCCCTGCGCCGGCAGTTTCGGTTGACGCGGATCATGCCCTGGTACAGCACTTGAACCATTCTCGTTTGCCAACCTGGAGCCAATTCACCTATTTATTCCGCTACCTCAAGCCCAAAGAAGCGTGGGTGCTTCGGATTGCTATTCTCTTCCTCTTCGGTTCGGCTGCTATTTTAGTTGGGCGCTACATCAACCGACACTGGATACCCGAGCCCACCATTGGCGGCACCTACACCGAGGCAGTCATGGGTACACCACGCTATTTGAATCCAGTACTAGCAAGCAGCGACACCGATTTGGCGCTTACACCGTTGCTCTTCAGCGGTGTGCTTCGGCAGAACCCGAATGGTGAGTACGTGAATGATCTCGCCGAAAAAGTAACTGAAGCGCCTGATGGAAAGACGGTTACCATTCTGCTCCGCCAAAATCTCCACTGGCATGATGGCACAGCGCTCACCACGGATGACGTGCGCTTCACCATTGAGACCATCCAAAACCCCAACGTGGCCAGCCCAAGGTACACCCTCTTCCGAGGCATGCAGGTTGCGACAGCTGATGATCGGACGGTCACCCTCACCTTGGAAACCGCATCGCCACGACTGCACGAACTCTTGACTGTGGGCATTCTCCCGGCACACATTTGGGGGGACATCCCACCGGCCTCTATGAGCACCACGGATTATAACCTGAAACCTATCGGCAATGGGCCTTTCAAGTTTAAAGAATTCCGGAAAAAAGAATTGAGCGGTGATATTCGGGGTTTAACACTGGAACGCTTTCCCGATGCTGCAACCCCAGCGTTGCTGCATACTTTGAAAATTCGCTTCGTGGCTGATAGCGAAGGTGCGGTGGACGTCCTTTCTAACGGTGAGGCGGACGGGGTTCGCCTAGTGAATACTGATGCGCTTGCCCGAGCCCAAAAAATCCGTGGGGTACATTTCACCCCTCTCCCCCTTCCGCAAGTTGTTGCTGTTTTCTTCAACCTCAAGAAAGCGCTTTTCACCGAGCAAGCCGTTCGTACCGCGCTCCGGGATGTGGTTGACCCAAAAACCGTACTGCAAACTGCCCGGGGGGATAATGCGCAAGTCATTGTTGGGCCAGTACTGTTTGGCATGCCGGGTGCTGACCCCAACCCAGCTGTCCGCACTGCTGATGTGGCGGGGGCAGCGAAGCGGCTTGACGATGCAGGATGGAAATTGGAGGGTGAGGTACGGAAGAAAAAAGACGTTGAGCTCCGTTTTGCGCTAACCGTGCCAGACGTTGAGGAATATAAAGCCGCGGCTGATGGCATTGTCAATGCGTGGAAAAATATTGGCGCCGTTGCCACGGTGGATGTAGTTGACCCCAATACCCTTGGGAAAGAGATTGTGAAAGAACGAAATTTTTCTGCACTCCTCTATGCTGACCGGTACGACGGCAGTTTGGATCTCTACCCATTCTGGCATTCCACACAAAGTTTTGATCCAGGGCTGAACCTAACCAGTTTCTACAGCAAAGACTTAGATGAGGCACTCACCAACGCACGGAAAGCAAATGTCACCGCTGCGGACCGAGCGAAAGCGTATAGCACGGTGCAGTCCATTGTGAGCCGAGAAGCGCCGGCAATTTTCCTCTACCAGCCCCTGGCGAACCTGGTAACCAAGAAGCGTATCTCCACCTTGGAAACGCCAACGATTCTTGCGGGTGGCCAGCGTTTCACCAACGCTACCGAGTGGTACGTGGAAACGCATCGAGTGTGGAAGTGGAGCCCCTAG
- the secG gene encoding preprotein translocase subunit SecG codes for MNWEKILSIVVLVTAVLLTVTIILQSKGSGLGAAFGGEGNVYQTKRGAERVLFIATIVLATLFAGAAIATLILRTQSV; via the coding sequence ATGAATTGGGAAAAGATCTTGAGTATTGTGGTGCTGGTCACCGCGGTTCTCCTCACTGTGACAATCATCCTCCAAAGCAAGGGCAGTGGCCTGGGCGCGGCTTTTGGTGGTGAGGGAAATGTGTACCAAACGAAGCGCGGTGCAGAGCGTGTCCTTTTCATTGCAACCATTGTTCTGGCTACGCTCTTCGCAGGGGCGGCAATTGCTACGCTCATCCTCAGAACGCAGTCGGTCTAA
- a CDS encoding O-antigen ligase family protein, which produces MKRLAAIVGWGVCLYVFLLPWQTRWIAVAGQLGSGTSEFLSVSVYATDLLLVALFLVGAYITLSPRWGDRRVLAGILAFALVVVGSAVMANRTELVVTSWRLLLIGVLLYWMVQQAWVSRQHLVIAFVAGATLQAGFGLVQFFSQITPALSWLGLAAHDPGMLGTSVVEAGGERWLRAYGSLPHPNILGGYLAVGLLMAFGLYLQRYQHVREGFQLWKRENIHRYLEGKRWYWKQALHILILLLASTILVLGLLLTFSRSAWIGFAVAWVLTLGILHQLRWPWGQWLWFKWSVVMGCIAVVLITVLPQPFLTRATGEGRLEAQSVDVREQLITDARTLLAKHPLRGVGYGNAVAATYDQINRTRAVTAYQPVHNMYLLSLVELGTIGGLVFFALIVLIGRAGVETLVRGRSAFALMSLSAFVCLLIVGLFDHYLWTLSAGVGLWWLVAGLVGRGEREQ; this is translated from the coding sequence ATGAAACGCCTGGCCGCCATTGTTGGTTGGGGAGTTTGCCTGTACGTTTTCCTCTTGCCATGGCAAACCCGCTGGATTGCAGTGGCTGGGCAGTTGGGCAGTGGTACGTCTGAATTCCTCAGCGTCAGTGTGTACGCCACCGATCTCCTGCTTGTTGCGCTCTTTCTCGTCGGCGCGTACATCACTCTCTCCCCACGTTGGGGTGACCGGCGCGTGCTTGCCGGGATTCTGGCCTTTGCTCTGGTGGTGGTTGGTTCTGCGGTCATGGCGAATCGGACCGAACTGGTGGTCACGAGTTGGCGCCTGCTGCTCATTGGCGTGCTGCTGTACTGGATGGTGCAGCAAGCCTGGGTGTCACGTCAGCACCTAGTCATCGCCTTTGTGGCTGGCGCCACGCTCCAGGCTGGTTTTGGCCTAGTGCAGTTTTTCTCGCAAATCACCCCGGCACTAAGTTGGCTCGGGCTGGCCGCACATGACCCAGGGATGTTAGGCACATCCGTGGTGGAAGCCGGGGGCGAGCGGTGGCTGCGGGCGTACGGCAGCTTGCCCCACCCAAATATTCTTGGGGGTTACCTGGCCGTCGGCTTGCTCATGGCTTTTGGTTTGTACCTGCAGCGGTACCAGCACGTTCGGGAAGGGTTTCAATTGTGGAAGCGAGAGAATATTCACCGCTACCTGGAAGGGAAACGTTGGTACTGGAAGCAGGCGCTGCATATTCTCATCCTTTTACTGGCCTCCACCATCCTCGTACTAGGGTTACTGCTGACGTTCTCACGCTCAGCTTGGATTGGCTTTGCCGTCGCCTGGGTACTCACCCTTGGCATTCTGCACCAGCTTCGGTGGCCCTGGGGACAGTGGCTGTGGTTCAAGTGGTCCGTGGTCATGGGCTGCATTGCCGTAGTTCTCATTACTGTCCTCCCACAGCCTTTCCTCACCCGCGCTACAGGCGAAGGTCGGCTGGAAGCACAGTCCGTGGATGTTCGGGAACAACTTATCACTGACGCACGAACCCTTCTCGCAAAACATCCGTTGCGTGGCGTTGGGTATGGCAATGCCGTGGCCGCTACGTACGACCAAATCAACCGTACTCGGGCAGTGACCGCCTACCAGCCAGTGCACAATATGTACCTGCTCAGTTTAGTTGAGCTCGGCACCATTGGCGGCCTGGTCTTCTTCGCGCTCATTGTCCTCATTGGCCGAGCCGGGGTGGAGACACTGGTTCGGGGTCGGTCAGCTTTTGCGCTTATGAGTCTCAGCGCATTTGTCTGCCTGCTCATCGTTGGTTTATTCGACCACTATCTCTGGACATTATCAGCGGGGGTAGGGCTCTGGTGGCTGGTGGCGGGGTTGGTGGGGAGGGGAGAAAGAGAGCAATAA
- the uvrC gene encoding excinuclease ABC subunit UvrC, translated as MSPALKRQLQVLPAKPGVYTFSDEKGEILYVGKATSLKSRVGSYFSKKSSLSQAKRIMVSKIAKLDTIVTSSELEALMLETTRIKQLHPPYNIVMRDDKNFLHIKIALAEQFPSVTTVRRLSKDGSRYYGPYMSAGAVYETLKLLKKVFPYKNCTNSPEKPCFEFHLHRCLGHGTNEASKARYREVIQQLMRFLGGQTKEIEKQLQSQMTKASAAKQFERAALARDRLRAIHKIMERQHAILLSRENVDVIGYAAEGGLAATNRLIIRNGKMIDKQVVLLQHVLDETPENVLASFLEQFYTQVTDPPARLALPFPLKLSKAFHNVTSAEPFIPQRGRVKKLLAVSNLNAQEFLRQQKASFERDDTRLLKGLRELTKALDLPEIPHRIEAYDIANVQGEHAVGGMVVFVDGRPEKKAYRRFTIKTVQGSNDPAMLAEVLQRRFGHAEAISSTAVSHKQDTFNVRPTAAWPTADLLILDGGAGQLSVARKVIPKDVTVPIVALAKGGHAREPQQGEREKIFRPDAPTIRLQNPSDGLFLIERIRDEAHRFTIAGYRGKHRKASIQSALDTIPGIGPVMKKKLLQTFGSVAGVRRATDEELRQAVGPALFKVIREKL; from the coding sequence ATGTCCCCTGCTCTGAAACGCCAACTGCAAGTCCTACCGGCCAAGCCCGGCGTCTATACCTTTTCTGACGAGAAGGGCGAAATTTTATACGTGGGCAAAGCCACCAGCCTGAAATCACGGGTTGGCTCATACTTCAGCAAGAAGTCCAGCTTGTCGCAGGCAAAACGGATTATGGTGAGCAAGATTGCGAAGCTAGACACGATTGTGACCAGCAGCGAATTAGAAGCCCTGATGCTGGAAACCACGCGCATCAAGCAGCTCCACCCGCCGTACAACATTGTGATGCGGGATGATAAAAACTTTTTGCACATTAAAATTGCTTTAGCGGAACAATTTCCTTCAGTCACCACCGTACGCCGGTTGAGCAAAGACGGCAGTCGGTACTACGGGCCATACATGTCTGCGGGTGCGGTGTATGAAACCCTGAAGCTCCTCAAAAAAGTATTCCCGTACAAAAATTGTACCAACTCGCCGGAGAAACCTTGCTTTGAATTCCACCTCCACCGCTGCTTGGGGCATGGGACAAATGAAGCCAGCAAGGCTCGGTACCGAGAAGTTATTCAACAGCTCATGCGCTTTTTGGGTGGCCAGACGAAGGAGATTGAAAAGCAACTTCAAAGCCAGATGACGAAAGCTAGTGCGGCAAAGCAATTTGAACGCGCGGCTTTGGCACGGGACCGACTCCGCGCCATCCACAAGATTATGGAACGGCAGCACGCCATTCTGCTGAGCCGAGAAAATGTGGATGTGATTGGCTACGCCGCCGAAGGCGGGCTGGCCGCCACCAATCGCTTGATCATTCGCAATGGGAAAATGATCGATAAGCAGGTGGTCTTGCTCCAGCATGTCCTGGATGAAACACCGGAAAATGTCTTGGCCAGTTTCCTGGAACAATTCTACACCCAGGTGACAGACCCGCCGGCACGCTTGGCACTCCCCTTTCCACTGAAACTGTCCAAGGCGTTCCACAATGTCACCAGCGCCGAACCTTTCATCCCCCAGCGCGGCAGGGTAAAGAAACTCTTGGCCGTGAGCAACCTCAATGCCCAAGAATTTTTACGCCAACAGAAAGCCAGCTTTGAACGAGATGATACTCGGCTGCTGAAAGGCTTGCGCGAGTTGACAAAGGCTCTGGACTTACCAGAAATCCCGCACCGCATTGAGGCCTACGACATTGCCAATGTCCAAGGTGAGCACGCCGTGGGCGGCATGGTGGTCTTCGTGGATGGCCGGCCAGAGAAGAAAGCCTACCGCCGCTTCACCATCAAGACGGTGCAAGGGTCGAATGATCCAGCCATGTTAGCTGAAGTCTTACAACGAAGGTTTGGACATGCTGAAGCCATAAGCTCTACAGCCGTAAGCCATAAGCAAGATACATTCAACGTACGGCCTACAGCTGCCTGGCCTACGGCTGATTTACTCATTCTCGATGGCGGCGCAGGTCAGCTGAGCGTGGCGCGAAAAGTGATTCCAAAAGACGTTACCGTGCCAATCGTTGCACTAGCCAAAGGCGGCCACGCCCGCGAACCCCAGCAAGGCGAACGAGAAAAGATTTTCCGGCCAGATGCGCCAACCATCCGTTTGCAAAATCCGTCCGACGGCTTGTTCCTCATTGAACGCATCCGCGACGAAGCCCATCGCTTCACCATTGCCGGGTACCGCGGGAAGCACCGGAAGGCAAGCATCCAATCAGCCTTGGATACGATTCCTGGTATTGGCCCAGTGATGAAGAAAAAACTTTTGCAAACCTTTGGTTCGGTGGCCGGGGTACGCCGCGCGACGGATGAGGAGTTGCGACAAGCCGTGGGACCCGCACTGTTCAAAGTCATCAGGGAGAAACTATAA
- the uvrA gene encoding excinuclease ABC subunit UvrA, with translation MADVIKIRGARVHNLKNVSLDIPRNAFVVFTGLSGSGKSSLAFDTIYAEGQRRYVESLSAYARQFLGLMDKPDVDQIDGLSPAISIDQKSTSHNPRSTVGTVTEVYDYLRLLYARVGVPHCPTCGRKVQRQTTEQIRNQVLSSPKGTPILVLAPMVRDMKGEHKHVFADVRKAGFVRVRLDNVVVSLDEAEQVELNKHKKHSIEIVIDRLTIEPDMDKQRLTESLETAGRLGKGLIVVAKGAPGTDPTRKAKDSLFSQHFVCPHDGTNLPPVEPRNFSFNNPHGACAECTGLGTKLEIDPQLVIPNPKLSIAEGAIRPWSRTASNQTWYTRILDAVLANLGTSGRIPVKDLPKKVLDVVLHGAGDKEFDVNNPTGQGKVKAFMTTYEGVIPNLMRRYRETDSDYIRSEIERYMRVWPCPTCKGRRLKQEVLGVLIQDKNISEITSLTVEKASAFFASLAKPKVLSDRDMIIAKQILKEIRARLGFLSNVGLDYLTLDRAASTLSGGEAQRIRLATQIGSSLVGVLYILDEPSIGLHQKDNAKLISTLQTLRDLGNTVLVVEHDEETIEAADYVVDIGPGAGEHGGTVVAAGTPAEIKKNKHSLTGQYLSGKKFIPIPKVSRKGNGKFITIKGAKEFNLQNLTVHIPLGTFVCVTGVSGSGKSTLITDILSRALGQHFYNAKDMPGAHDTITGIDHLDKVITIDQSPIGRTPRSNPATYTGVFTPIRDLFTQIPEAKVRGFGPGRFSFNVPGGRCEACQGDGLVRIEMHFLPDVYVECEECHGKRYTSQVLEILYKGKNIADVLSMTVEEALQFFRHIPAIKGKLQTLMEVGLGYVHLGQSATTLSGGEAQRVKLATELSRRATGRTLYILDEPTTGLHVDDVARLLAVLNQLVEKGNTVLVIEHNLDVIKSADWVIDLGPGGGDKGGKLVAAGTPRQVAKVKASATAQALKAVLEK, from the coding sequence ATGGCCGATGTCATCAAGATCCGCGGTGCTCGGGTGCATAATCTAAAGAATGTTTCCCTGGATATCCCACGGAACGCCTTTGTGGTTTTTACCGGTCTATCCGGTTCCGGTAAATCCTCACTGGCGTTTGACACGATTTACGCCGAAGGCCAGCGCCGGTACGTGGAATCCCTGTCCGCGTACGCGCGGCAGTTCTTGGGGCTCATGGACAAGCCAGATGTAGACCAAATTGACGGTTTGTCACCCGCAATTTCCATTGACCAAAAATCCACGTCCCACAATCCACGTTCCACCGTGGGCACGGTGACGGAAGTGTACGACTACCTACGCCTGCTCTACGCCCGCGTGGGTGTGCCGCACTGTCCTACCTGTGGCCGGAAAGTGCAGCGGCAAACTACGGAGCAAATTCGGAATCAGGTACTGAGCAGCCCTAAAGGGACGCCCATTCTCGTCTTGGCGCCCATGGTGCGGGACATGAAAGGGGAGCACAAGCACGTGTTTGCGGATGTGCGCAAAGCAGGGTTTGTCCGCGTGCGTTTGGATAACGTGGTGGTCTCCCTGGATGAGGCTGAGCAGGTTGAACTCAACAAGCACAAGAAGCACAGCATTGAAATTGTCATTGACCGGCTGACCATTGAGCCCGATATGGACAAGCAGCGGTTAACTGAATCGTTGGAAACTGCTGGACGCTTGGGCAAAGGCTTGATTGTGGTGGCGAAAGGAGCCCCTGGCACTGATCCAACGAGAAAAGCAAAAGACAGCCTGTTCAGCCAGCACTTCGTCTGCCCGCACGACGGCACCAACCTGCCGCCGGTGGAGCCCCGCAATTTTTCTTTCAACAATCCACACGGTGCGTGTGCGGAGTGTACGGGTTTGGGCACGAAGTTGGAAATTGATCCGCAGCTCGTCATCCCAAATCCAAAACTCTCCATTGCCGAAGGCGCCATTCGCCCGTGGTCCCGTACTGCTTCCAACCAAACCTGGTACACCAGGATTTTGGACGCGGTGCTGGCTAACCTGGGTACCTCTGGCCGCATTCCGGTGAAAGATCTGCCCAAGAAAGTGCTGGACGTGGTACTGCATGGCGCAGGCGACAAAGAGTTTGACGTGAACAACCCCACCGGCCAAGGCAAGGTGAAAGCCTTCATGACCACGTATGAAGGAGTTATTCCAAACCTCATGCGCCGGTACCGGGAAACCGATTCAGACTACATCCGTTCGGAAATCGAACGCTACATGCGCGTGTGGCCCTGCCCCACCTGCAAAGGCCGCCGCTTGAAGCAAGAAGTGCTGGGCGTGCTCATTCAGGACAAAAATATTTCTGAAATCACCTCACTGACTGTAGAAAAAGCCAGCGCCTTCTTCGCGAGCTTAGCCAAGCCCAAAGTGCTCAGCGACCGGGACATGATTATTGCCAAGCAAATTCTCAAAGAGATTCGCGCGCGCTTGGGTTTCCTGAGCAACGTGGGTTTGGACTACCTCACCCTGGATCGTGCTGCCTCCACCCTCTCCGGTGGGGAAGCACAGCGCATTCGCTTAGCCACGCAAATTGGGTCGTCCCTGGTGGGGGTGCTGTACATTCTGGATGAGCCATCCATTGGTTTGCACCAGAAGGACAATGCGAAGCTCATTTCCACTTTGCAGACGTTGCGAGATTTGGGGAACACGGTTTTGGTGGTGGAGCATGATGAAGAAACCATTGAAGCCGCAGACTACGTGGTGGACATTGGGCCCGGCGCAGGGGAGCACGGAGGTACCGTGGTCGCTGCTGGGACACCTGCCGAGATTAAGAAGAACAAGCATTCCTTAACCGGGCAGTACCTCTCGGGCAAGAAATTCATTCCTATTCCCAAGGTGTCCCGGAAAGGGAATGGGAAGTTCATCACCATCAAAGGCGCCAAGGAATTCAACTTGCAAAACCTTACGGTGCACATCCCACTTGGCACTTTCGTCTGCGTCACGGGTGTGTCTGGTTCTGGGAAGTCAACGCTCATCACCGACATTCTCTCCCGCGCGCTGGGCCAGCACTTCTACAATGCCAAAGACATGCCAGGGGCGCACGACACCATCACCGGCATTGATCATTTAGACAAGGTCATTACCATTGACCAGTCACCCATTGGCCGCACGCCGCGTTCGAATCCAGCCACCTACACGGGCGTGTTCACTCCCATTCGCGATCTGTTCACCCAAATTCCAGAAGCGAAAGTCCGCGGGTTTGGTCCAGGTCGCTTCTCCTTCAACGTTCCGGGTGGCCGCTGCGAAGCCTGCCAAGGTGACGGCCTGGTGCGCATTGAAATGCACTTCCTGCCAGACGTGTACGTGGAGTGCGAAGAGTGTCATGGCAAGCGCTACACCAGCCAGGTGCTGGAAATTCTCTACAAGGGCAAGAACATTGCCGACGTGCTGAGCATGACCGTGGAAGAAGCCTTGCAATTTTTCCGGCACATTCCCGCCATAAAAGGAAAATTGCAGACGCTGATGGAAGTGGGTCTGGGCTATGTGCACCTGGGTCAATCCGCCACTACCCTCTCCGGCGGGGAAGCGCAGCGCGTGAAATTGGCCACCGAACTTTCTCGGCGCGCCACCGGGCGGACGCTGTACATTCTGGATGAGCCAACCACTGGTCTGCACGTGGACGATGTTGCTCGTCTACTCGCTGTATTGAATCAGCTTGTTGAAAAAGGAAATACCGTATTAGTCATTGAGCACAACCTGGACGTCATTAAGAGCGCCGACTGGGTTATTGATCTGGGTCCAGGCGGTGGCGACAAAGGCGGCAAGCTCGTCGCCGCAGGCACGCCCCGACAAGTCGCGAAAGTGAAAGCCAGTGCGACAGCGCAGGCCTTGAAGGCGGTACTGGAGAAGTAA
- a CDS encoding co-chaperone GroES: MQLKPLGDRIVVKPATQEEVTKSGIVLPDTVDKEKKEQGEIIAIGSGEKIAKLNLKVGDIVLFGKYSGDEVDVEDTEYKILKDEDVLAILLK, translated from the coding sequence ATGCAGCTCAAACCCCTGGGCGACAGAATTGTGGTGAAGCCCGCCACGCAGGAAGAAGTGACCAAGTCCGGTATCGTGCTCCCAGACACCGTGGATAAGGAGAAGAAGGAGCAAGGTGAAATTATCGCCATTGGCTCCGGTGAAAAGATTGCCAAGCTCAACCTCAAGGTTGGCGACATTGTGCTTTTTGGCAAGTACTCTGGCGATGAAGTAGATGTGGAAGACACAGAGTACAAAATCCTCAAGGACGAAGACGTCCTGGCAATTCTCCTCAAGTAA